The genomic stretch cagtcacatccagagctgcgttcactctTCTTGTCCTTTGCGCGTTCATTATCTTTACACAGTTGCACTGTGGGAGATCATGTTTGCACCATACACTGCCATCTCCTGACAACCCCTATCTCCTGCAGGACGACCTCGACGCTGTAACACCCGGACCCCCTATAAGCCATCTCCAACCCGTGAAGCCTCCCCCTACCGGAAAACTATGGGATCTGACTCTGAAGGAGAAGAAGGTCCCCCCCGTAAAAAGAGACCAATGGACTGGTCCAGCTTGAAGGGGATCATCAGTGATGATGGGGAAAGTGATTGAAGGGTTAATCCATCCGATCTCTTGTACATAAAACTGGAGGCGTCTGCGTCCTGTGCCGCGAAAACCATCcacggctgccccccccccccccccatcaaataaccagctgagcatgctgggacttgACGTTCTGACCCAGAAACCACCGATCTGAACTATGACTTCACTAGCGGTGGCTGATGGCAGCGAGGTGCGGGGTTCTCTGTGCCTCATGCCGTGACTTATACAACACCTCCCATCATGCCCCGAGAGCTGAAGGCTACtagtgtatgctgggagttgtagttttacaaagcaAAACATTTTATCTGGTTCGTGTTTTTTGTAAATAAACTAGTTTTCTTGTAGATTTTtgttaaaattattttatttagaaATATACACTATCGCCCCGAAAATAAGGTCGCTATAGGGAAGGGGCTGCGCCCCGCAATCTGTGCCGGTAAGCGGACGCGCGCCCCGCCCTTCATACAATAACCTCTACTGTATCTGGTGGCGCGCAGACTCCAGTCATTccatgtttgctgtcagtgaacggaAAAACTGGCCCACGTTTACCAAGCTGTTTAGACCAGTTTTGGGTGGAATCTACTGAATTTGCGCCGACTTCATCTCGCTAAACTGCTGCAGAGGTGGGCGGCTCCAGACGGCGGCCATGCTTTACACCCAATACTTCTCACAATTGTCTCCGAACATACACTGTAACAAAGTTTCCGTTCACTGACCACAAACAGAGATCTTGATAAGTCTATCAGAAAGTGCCAGAACTGGAGTGGCCCTTTAAGGGTGAGTGGGGGAGGGGTTTCAAAGTGTCCACTGTGTCTTGGGGGGCCGGATACGTTGTAGCACCAGCGATTGTCCTTTAACCCTTGCAGTGTCTTTATCTGAAGCCCCAGACGGGGATCAGGTTGCGGGTCTCCCTCTCGTATATGTCTGGGACGAGGCCGAGCGGGGACGGCACCAGCCTGACCGTGTTTTTGCCGAAGAGCTTCTTCTCGTACTGAATCAGCTGCTGCCAGAAGCCGGCGTTGGGCCGGACCACCGGTCTCCTGGTCTTCACCCACTGGTGGGCGTCCAGCAAGGACAGGCGGTGGTACTTCATCAGGTAGGCGATGCAGAGCGTGGCCGAGCGGCTGACCCCCGCCACACAGTGGACCAGTGTCCTGCCGTTCCTTTTCCCGTTCTGGTGGATGCGGTCGGCCACGGAATCAAAGTAAAGGGCGAGGGGGGCGTGCGGTAAGTCGGGCACGGGCACTTTGACATAGTCTACATCCGGCCAGTTGGAGTTGGGGATCTCCAGGGTGGCGTTGACGATGCAGGTGACGTTGCGGGCGTAGACTAGGTGGCGGCTGCCCGCCGCATTCCCGCTGGAGAGGTAGAGGCATGGGCTGATCTGCGCTATGCTGCCCAGGCTGGAGACTCCGCCCACCGCCGTGGGTTTAGTGGAGAGAGTCGGGGGTGGGGGCGGCGAGCGGCGTAGAAGCCGGTGACTGCGGAAATTCATGGTCAGCAGCTGCAGGGGCATGTAGAGCGGGTCCTTGTAGGGTGGGGGGCAGAAGGGGCCCCGCGGATCTTCTGACGCTTCTCAATCACTTCCCACGACCTGCGGCGAGAAAACCAAAGCTCAAAAACACGGAACAATAAAAGTGCCAGTCGCCATAACTGCGGGACGACGCGCGGGCGCCGCACAGGAACAGTCCGATAAtccggcagcagaccctcatacGGGAGCGTGAACAGTACCGAAGCTGCAAGAATCATCGAGCGGGGGAGGGGCAGCTGTGACTGGGCCCCATGCCATGTGTGCAGGTTCAGGTGGGGGCAATAAGGGGCACTGTGTAGggcaagggggcacagaggagccTGTGAGTCATCAGTCAGGGGGTGACGCCAATGTGAATCATCCTCTATGTGTACGGGGCCCATGTGCAGGTGACACCAACAGGCGGTGTGTATCGTGGTGACGTCGGGCAGCGTGTATAGGTGGTGGTGCCCGGCTGTGTGTATAGGTGGCAGTGGTGGTGCCCGGCtgtgtgtgtaggtggcagctgtGGTGCCCGGCtgtgtgtgtaggtggcagctgtGGTGCCCGGCtgtgtgtgtaggtggcagctgtGGTGCCCGGCTGTGTGTATAGGTGACAGCTgtggtgcctggctgtgtgtgtaggtggcagctgtggtgcctggctgtgtgtatagGTGGCAGCTGTGGTGGTGCCCGGCTGTGTGTATAGGTGGCAGCTGTGGTGCCCGGCTGTGTGTATAGGTGGCAGCTgtggtgcctggctgtgtgtatagGTGGCAGTGGTGGTGCCCAGCTGTGTGTATAGGTGGCAGTGGTGGTGCCCGGCTGTGTGTATAGGTGGCAGCTgtggtgcctggctgtgtgtgtaggtggcagctgtGGTGCCCGGCTGGGTGCATAGGTGGCAGTGGTGGTGGTGCCTGGCTGGGTGTATAGGTGGCAGTGGTGGTGCCTGGCTGGGTGTATAGGTGGCAGTGGTGCCTGGCTGGGTGTATAGGTGGCAGTGGTGGTGCCTGGCTGGGTGTATAGGTGGCAGTGGTGGTGCCCGGCAGGGTGTATAGGTGGCAGTGGTGGTGCCTGGCTGGGTGTATAGGTAGCTGTGGTGGTGCTGTGTGTATAGGTGGCAGTGATGGTGGTGCCCGGCTGGGTGTATAGGTGGCAGAGATGGTGCTGGGTGTATAGGTGGCAGAGATGGTGCTGGGTGTATAGGTGGCAGTGGTGATGCCCAGCTGGGTGTATAGGTGGCAGTGGccagctgtgtgtgtataggtgGCAGTGCccggctgtgtgtgtataggtgGCAGTGGTGGTGCCCAGCTGTGTGTATAGGTGGCAGTGGTGGTGCCCGGCTGTGTGTATAGGTGGCAGCTgtggtgcctggctgtgtgtgtaggtggcagctgtGGTGCCCGGCTGGGTGCATAGGTGGCAGTGGTGGTGGTGCCTGGCTGGGTGTATAGGTGGCAGTGGTGGTGCCTGGCTGGGTGTATAGGTGGCAGTGGTGGTGCCCGGCAGGGTGTATAGGTGGCAGTGGTGGTGCCCGGCAGGGTGTATAGGTGGCAGTGGTGGTGCCTGGCTGGGTGTATAGGTAGCTGTGGTGGTGCTGTGTGTATAGGTGGCAGTGATGGTGCTGGGTGTATAGGTGGCAGAGATGGTGCTGGGTGTATAGGTGGCAGTGGTGATGCCCAGCTGTGTGTATAGGTGGCAGCTgtggtgcctggctgtgtgtgtaggtggcagctgtGGTGCCCGGCTGGGTGCATAGGTGGCAGTGGTGGTGGTGCCTGGCTGGGTGTATAGGTGGCAGTGGTGGTGCCTGGCTGGGTGTATAGGTGGCAGTGGTGGTGCCCGGCAGGGTGTATAGGTGGCAGTGGTGGTGCCCGGCAGGGTGTATAGGTGGCAGTGGTGGTGCCTGGCTGGGTGTATAGGTAGCTGTGGTGGTGCTGTGTGTATAGGTGGCAGTGATGGTGCTGGGTGTATAGGTGGCAGAGATGGTGCTGGGTGTATAGGTGGCAGTGGTGATGCCCAGCTGGGTGTATAGGTGGCAGTGGccagctgtgtgtgtataggtgGCAGTGCccggctgtgtgtgtataggtgGCAGTGGTGGTGCCCGGCTAGGTGTATAGGTGGCAGTAGTGGTTCACAGTGGGCTGGGCACTGGGTTGGGTACAAGGGGGGCAGTGGGCTGGGTACTGGGGCACCAGGCAGGGTACAGGGGGCAATGGGGTTGGTACTGGGGGGCAGCATGCTGGATACAGGGGAGATACGGGAAGGGGACACACTGGGTATCGGGggcagcacggggggggggggtactaggCAGGGTAGCACAGGGATGGGTTGGGTACAGGGGCACTGGGCAGGGTATCAGGGGTAGCACAGGGATGGGTTGGGTACAGGGGCACTGGGCAGGGTATCGGGGGTAGCACAGGGATGGGTTGGGTACAGGGGCACTGGGCAGGGTATCGGGGGTAGCACAGGGGGGGGGCACTGGGCAGGGTATCGGGGCcggcaggggggggggcaaggtaTCTGGGGGCAGCACAGGGATGGGTTGGGTACAGGGGCACTGGGCAGGGTATCTGGGGGAAGCACAGGGCTGGGCAGGTGGCAGGCCGGGCTCCCTGTCAGGGTCTTACCGCTCGCTGCTCCGGGGTCTGTGCCGGCTCTGCAGAGGATGATGCAGGGTGTGAGGGGGGCGGGTGACGGGCGGGACACGTGATCATCCCCCCTTATACATATTCATGCCGCGAGCTGTCAGCTGCTTCCGTTAACCCCTCACCCGCCGCACAGCAGGCTGCTTCCCCATCACAGCAGGCGGCCTCTCACTACCGACTGCGGCTCCCAGTCCTCTGCAGAGCATCGCGCCCTCCGCAGACCCCCTGCACCGGCCAGGTAACGGCTCTTCCGGTTGCTGTGACGTCAACGGCTTCCAGGGTGAAGGAGGCAGGACGAGGTGCGAAGAactgtgacgtcatcacaggcacAGTAATCGCCCAATCCGGTGCAACGCTCCACAGACGTCACCAGCTTTTTTGTGTTTCCATGGTGACAGCCCACGGCAAGCGGCACGAGGCTCGTCACAGGGGGCGGGGCTACAGCGGGCAGGAGGGCAGTTACCCCAGTAACCACCCCGCAGGATCGACTGCTCATGTCTGCCCCACAGGACAGGATGAGTATCTGCGCTCCTGAAGTCATGTGTAACGGAGGGGAACGTTCACACTCAGGCGTTATCTGCTGACGTGGCTGCGGGACGCGCGGCACCTGcgcttatttttgatattttatcCATGTAAATTTTAAACCTTAGGATtctggagtttttttttgtttttgcggttTCATTTTTCTGCCCGATCTTCCTTgagctgtaacttttttattttttttccgctcACATAGCTCTCGTCTTTTTGTAcaaaaagttgtactttctaatggccccATTTAATATGGCGTACAGTGTAGCGGGAAGAATTCCAAGCGGGGTGGAATTGGGGGGAAAAATGCAATTCCAGCACCGTTTTATGGCTTTTGTCCCTACAGCgttccctttgtggcaaaactgaccgcACCCTTCATTCCCTGGGTCAGTACGATCACAACGATGCCCCACGTGTTTGGGGTTTTATTTCTAAATActggaaaaatagattaaaactttgaaaaacaattattattaatatttttttacatcaccatgaTCTGACCCCGAATCTCCCGagcattgtggggggggggggggggggggggaggggctgactGTTTTGATCTGTAGTTTTTGCCATTGGAGTGTCTGactttttttaacacattttattacattttgttgggtatttttattattattctaaaGAAATGGgcgtgatttaaatttttttatttttttattatacatatatacagtacagaccaaaagtttggacgcaccttctcattcaaagagttttctttattttcatgactatgacaattgtagattcacactaaaggcatcaaaactatgaattatcacatgtggaattatctacataacaaacaagtgtgaaacaactgaaaatatgtcatattctaggttctccaaagtatccaccttttgctttgattactgctttgcacactcttggcattctcttgatgagcttcgtagtcacctgaaatggtcttcacttcacaggtgtgccctgtcaggtttaataagtgggatttcttgccttataaatggggttgggaccatcagttgcgttgtggagaagtcaggtggatacacagctgatagtcctaccgaatagactgttagaatttgtattatggcaagaaaaaagcagctaagtaaagaaaaacaagtggccatcattactttaagaaatgaaggtcagtcagtccgaaaaattgggaaaactttgaaagtaagggctatttgaccatgaaggagagtgatggggtgctgcgccagatgacctggcctccacagtcaccggacctgaacccaatcgagatggtttggggtgagctggaccgcagagtgaaggcaaaagggccaacaagtgctaagcatctctgggaactccttcaagactgttggaagaccatttcaggtgactacctcttgaagctcatcaagagaatgccaagagtgtgcaaagcagtaatcaaagcaaaaggtggatactttggagaacctagaatatgacatattttcagttgtttcacacttgtttgttatgtagataattccacatgtgataattcatagttttgatgcctttagtgtgaatctacaattgtcatagtcatgaaaataaagaaaactctttgaatgagaaggtgtgtccaaacttttggtctgtactgtatatatgtatattacacttttttaatGTTTCTTTCAGCCAGTAAGGATGAGCAAATCATCTTTGGACGGTACATCTGGAGTCAATTCGCAAGAAACTTTATTGGAATACTGTGCGGAGCGGGAGCTCAgaggagccaaagttattacacaaagtcttaacttcggctcatctgagccaatacattctaatactgtgcggAGCGGGATCTCTGTACTGTATTACAACAATGTTTcttgcaaatcgacttcagatgtaccATCCCCAGTAGCCAGTCCAGGAGGCACCATGttcactatatttttttttaatacaatatTACCATACTGCATGCAACAGCACAGTAATCTGTGAATTGCTGAtatcttatgttggcctgccaccagcTGGCCAACATTAAAATTGCAGATCTAGTACTTTGGGTCTTTTCAGAGAGACCCAGACTATTAAAATGAATTGCCGGCATCCCCATTCACTGCACGTGGATGCCACTTTAGGGTTATTCACAGGCCATGATGCCCACTGCAAGCACAAGTGGGTGCCATGTTTACACATCACTCTAGCGCCGTACATATACGGCACTGGTAGTAAAAGTGTTAATTTCCAATAAACCTTTGGATTTTAGCTCCCTCTACCACTTTATAATGCATAGTGAAGTCATTAGAACCTGTACAATCcacatgcagtgagctccctctagtggtgactgtataatctgtatgtagtgagctccctctagtggtggctgtataatctgtatgtagtgagctccctctagtggtgactgtataatctgtatgcagtgagctccctctagtggtgactgtataatctgtatgtagtgagctccctctagtggtgactgtataatctgtatgtagtgagctccccctagtggtggctgtataatctgtatgtagtgagctccctctagtggtggctgtatgatctgtatgtagtgagctccccctagtggtggctgtataatctgtatgtagtgagctccctctagtggtggctgtataatctgtatgcagtgagctccctctagtggtggctgtataatctgtatgtagtgagctccctctagtggtgactgtataatctgtatgtactgagctccctctagtggtggctgtataatctgtatgtagtgagctccctctagtggtgactgtataatctgtatgtagtgagctccctctagtggtgactgtataatctgtatgtagtgcgctccctctagtggtggctgtataatctgtatgtagtgagctccctctagtggtggctgtataatctgtatgcagtgcgctccctctagtggtggctgtataatctgtatgcagtgagctccctctagtggtggctgtataatctgtatgcagtgagctccccctagtggtggctgtatgatctgtatgtagtgagctccctctagtggtggctgtataatctgtatgtagtgagctccctctagtggtgactgtataatctgtatgtagtgagctccctctagtggtggctgtatgatctgtatgtagtgagctccccctagtggtggctgtataatctgtatgtagtgagctccctctagtggtggctgtataatctgtatgcagtgagctccctctagtggtggctgtataatctgtatgtagtgagctccctctagtggtgactgtataatctgtatgtagtgagctccctctagtggtggctgtataatctgtatgtagtgagctccctctagtggtgactgtataatctgtatgtagtgagctccctctagtggtgactgtataatctgtatgtagtgcgcttcctctagtggtggctgtataatctgtatgtagtgagctccctctagtggtggctgtataatctgtatgcagtgcgctccctctagtggtggctgtataatctgtatgcagtgagctccctctagtggtggctgtataatctgtatgtagtgagctccctctagtggtggctgtatgatctgtatgtagtgagctccctctagtggtggctgtataatctgtatgtagtgagctccccctagtggtggctgtataatctgtatgcagtgagctcccctctagtggtggctgtataatctgtatgtagtgagctccctctagtggtggctgtataatctgtatgtagtgagctccccctagtggtggctgtataatctgtatgtagtgagctccccctagtggtggctgtataatctgtatgtagtgagctccctctagtggtgctgtataatctgtatgtagtgagctccctctagtggtggctgtataatctgtatgtagtgagctccctctagtggtggctgtataatctgtatgtagtgagctccctctagtggtggactgtataatctgtatgtagtgagctccctctagtggtgagctgtataatctgtatgtagtgagctccctctagtggtggctgtataatctgtatgtagtgagctccctctagtggtggctgtataatctgtatgtagtgagctccctctagtggtggctgtataatctgtatgtagtgagctccctctagtggtggctgtataatctgtatgtagtgagctccctctagtggtggctgtataatctgtttgtagtgagctccctctagtggtggctgtataatctgtatgtagtgagctccctctagtggtggctgtataatctgtatgtagtgagcttcctctagtggtgactgtataacctgtatgtagtgagctccctctagtggtggctgtataatctgtatgtagtgagcttcctctagtggtgactgtataacctgtatgtagtgagctccctctggtggtggctgtattatctgtatgtagtgagctccctctggtggtgactgtataatctgtatgtagtgagctccctctggtggtggctgtataatcagatgattttcctatttcatgacgtaaagtcatgattttattaaagacacggaggcgagtattgctattctccttctttactctgaccaatagcagcaaagaaaaacttGAACATGTGACCAAACCCCTCCCATAGTCCTAGTATAATAGGTCACTCCTccatcagaacctcctctttctttgtaaccaGAGTCCAaacagtcccaacaaaactggaaACCGAACATCCGACCTCCTGGGAAGGAACCGCCAGTCATCCGGAAACGAATCAGGAACCAAACCGGAACGACAGCTTGATAAGTAATTCTCGTCTCTTCCACCACAACGATCGGCTGGAACCAAAACTGCCGACCCTCCAAACCATCATGCAGAACCACGACGACTGCCCAACACGTCAGTCTCAAcctaaaaaatggaaaaaaaacagagAGTGATAGGAGACGAATTGATACATAGTATCCAAACTAAATGGTTGCGCaaaacctactcaggaaaaactCACAGAGCTAAAACCTAATGCTCAAAACAAAGCAATCCATAATAAAACGTAACATAAATACTTACATAGGGAGGGAAaatagggagggcaatactcgcctccgtgtctttaataaaatcatgactttacgtcatgaaataggaaaatcatctgattttattacaagacccggaggctcctattgcaagttcaaagtctCAGACACGTTATCAATGATGGAAGAAAACACATGAGGacttggcctaaaataaaactccCTAAACGTGGAGACACTGGACCAATCTGCCAACTTCAAAATGTCCTCAAGTCTGGCCCCAGACACCGCCAGCGAAGTAGCAGATGCCCCTCTGGCGGAATGTGCCGAAAACAGAGAGACGTCCACGCCAGCCAActccatgatccacttcatccaccttGCCAACGTGGGAGTTGTCACCGGAGCAAAAGGCCGAACCGTAGAAAGGAAGAGCTGCGGAAGCTGTCTGGATCTATAAGGTGAAGTGCGAGCTTCATATTCCTTAAGGCACGCCACCGGACAAAGCGAAGGCGAAGCAGGAAAAACCGGATAGGAGACCGAGCGTATGTGGGTCTTAGTCCTCCTAGAAATGTCAAACGTGACCCCCTCCGGGGTATACGAGCGGGCATCATGGTCCAGAGCCCTGACATCGgacacccgcttgcaggaaatcaGGCAGAGAAGCGTGACCAGCTTCGCAGACAACTGCCGAATGGAGAGTTCAGAATTCTGAGGCCAAGCAGACAAAAAGGAAGAACACAAGACACGTCCCACGTGGTGGTGAACCTTGGTCTTGGTGGCCGAGACATACGCGAGCCGCGCATCAGCCGGCAGACCAACGGGTGTTGACCCGCAGGAGTACCGTCAAAGCCTTGATGCGATGCCGAGATGGCGGATCTGAACAGGCCGATGGTGCGATACGCCTTGCCCTGGTCGAAGAGGGAAGACAGGAAGTGTAAaatctccgtcacaggtgccgaaatgggatccaagtccctagccaAGCACCAGTCAGCCCAAGACCCCCAGGCTGATCTATAAGATCTTCTGGTTCCTGGGGCCCATGCGTTCTCCAGAAGGACTTTAGTAGTACCTGAAACTcccgggacctcccagggtcccctgaaatccGACACGCCAGCAGGCGCAGAGTCCCGTCCAGGAGCAGAGGATGCGGTTGGTGGTGAGGGCCGCGGAGGAGAGTCAGCGACGTCGGGAGAAGGCGAGGGATCTCTGTCATCATCTCCAGCAGGtggggaaaccacgactgggagCTCCAGAACGGGACCAGCAGGGTCAGGTCCGCGACACTCCGGCGTACCTGAATCAAGGTCCGTGGAATCCGTTGGAACGGCGGGAACGCGTAGAGGATCCCCCTGGACCAatcctggagaaacgcatccacgGCCTCGGCTTCCGGATCCGGGGGCCAGCTGTAAAAACGTGGTAGTTGCGTGTTCAGGCGCgaggcaaacaggtcgatgcAGAAAGGACCCCAAATCGACGTCAAGGAGTGGAATACTGCCGGatctaactgccagtcgctggaatccgatAGATGACGAGAACTCCAGTCCGCGTGGATGTTCAGAACCCCCGGAAGGTATTCCGCCAAAACCACCAATTCCTCAGATAGGCAATAATCCCAGAAGTCCTTCGCCAAACGTGACAAAATGGTGGACCGAGTTCCACCCATGCCGTTGATGTAACGTACAGCTGACACGTTGTCCATACGCAATTGAATGCAGGATCTGGCCGTGTCCCTCGTGAAGCTCTTGATAGCGAAAGAGCCCGCCAACAGTTCCAACGCATTGATGTGGAACCCAGTCTCTATGTCTGACCAGCCGCCCGTCGTGATGCCCTCGCAGTGAGCCCCCCAGCCTGACAGGCTGGCGTCCGAGTCCACCACGAAATCGGGGCGCTGGCCAAAAATCGCCTTGCCGTTCCAGGTGTGCAAGTTGAGGATCCACCAGGACAGCTCCTCCCTGGTTTCCTCGTCCAAGGGaatccaatccgcataggaagctCCCGTCCGCAAATGAGATATTTTCAGGCGTTGGAGGGCCCGGTAATGAAGCGGGGCTGGGAACACCGCCTGGATAGAGGAGGCAAGTAGGCCTATTATCCTCGCCAGTTGACGTAGCTGGATTCGGGGAGACGACCTGGCTCTGAGCAATTCCTTCCGAATTGACCGAATCTTGGCCGATGGTAAGCTGAAGGTCCCCACTGTGGAATCCACCACGAACCCGAAGAACTCCATCCTTCGGGACGGAGAGAGACAGGACTTCTCCCGGTTGAGCAGG from Bufo gargarizans isolate SCDJY-AF-19 chromosome 8, ASM1485885v1, whole genome shotgun sequence encodes the following:
- the DUSP14 gene encoding dual specificity protein phosphatase 14 produces the protein MPLQLLTMNFRSHRLLRRSPPPPPTLSTKPTAVGGVSSLGSIAQISPCLYLSSGNAAGSRHLVYARNVTCIVNATLEIPNSNWPDVDYVKVPVPDLPHAPLALYFDSVADRIHQNGKRNGRTLVHCVAGVSRSATLCIAYLMKYHRLSLLDAHQWVKTRRPVVRPNAGFWQQLIQYEKKLFGKNTVRLVPSPLGLVPDIYERETRNLIPVWGFR